The nucleotide sequence GGATGATCCTCCGCCATCACGCCGATTTGGCAAGGGGGAGAACTGGCTGCCAGCGAAGGAGACTTTAGCCGGAAGGCGAAAGGCTTCCGGTCGCTCAAGTCGCCTTCCAGCGTCCTTTCCCGAACGCTCATCTCTTGCCTTCCCAAAACTCGAGATTTCTCCGATCTTCCCGATGCCATGGATCGCGGCAGGAAGCATACCATCCTTGTCATTTCCGGCGGGCTCTTGCTCCTCCTGAGTCATGCTGTCGCGTGGCAGCTTGGAAGGACGCCCGGGACGGCACCCCCAACCCAAACCAAAGCTCCTTCCGTGAAGAATCGCGAGGCGATTCCAAGCCCCACCGATCTGGTCAGCCTCGGTCGCGAACAAGAGGCTGCAAATCTCGCGGCCACCCGGGAGCAGCGTGAGTTGAAAGAGCTTTCATGGCTCGATCAAGTGGCCGCCGCACGCGAAAAGCTTCCTCCAGATGCGGATTTTGCCGCTCTTGCCAAGGCTGGCATGGCTGCCGCGAAAGCGACTCGAGAACACGCCAGCGCAGAAACCGTCGCAGCATTCGGCAAGTGGCTTGAACTCGACCCCGACGCCGCACTCGATTTCTTCGGCAAGGCCAGCCATAACCAATCGACCGATGCCTTCCGTTTCGAACTCGGAGATTGGCTCGGCAAAGGAAACGAGTATCGCTTCGGTGAACTGACCAAGCGCTTCCCCCGGGCCGCCTTGGCGCTGCGCCAAGGCGCGCAGGCACTTTGCCATGATCGAGGGGCGGACTTCACCTTGCAAATGGCATCCGGGCTCGCGGACCCATCTAAACGGTTGTGGCTGCTCTACGACTGCCTGGAAGCGGAACAGTGGCAGGGCCACCTGGCCAAGATCCCGGCGTTGCTCGGTGACCGGCAAGCCACCCGGAAGCTCCTTTCCTCCATCTTCGGGAGCGAGGATTCGGAGATCCTGTTAGCCGAGATCCGCGATGCGGGATTTGCAGCGGATGATGTGGCCCTAGTGGAGACCCAAGTCGCAGAACAAAAGAAAGCAAGGTTCCAGATGGAGACGTTTCCGAACAGACAGTCTGTGCTAGGCTGAATCGACATTCATTTCAACCAGATCATGGCTGCTGCGAGGTGAAGTGCGCCCATGAAATGACAATCAAGACGGTCGAACCGTGTGGCGATGCGCCTGAAGTGTTTGAGCTTGTTGAAGCATCTCTCCACCAGATTCCGCTGCTTGTAGATCTCTTTGTCGTAGCGGATGGCGCGCTTGCGGTTGATCTTTGAAGGGATCACCACACGCATCCGTTTGGCGCGCACCAGATCACGCAACGCCCGGCTGTCATAGCCTTTGTCCGCGATGACCGCCTTGGCTTTCATGCCTGCAAGCAGTTCGGGTGCGCTGCTGATATCGGCCGCCTGCCCAGGAGTGAGAAGGAACCTCAAAGGACGGCCGGCACTGTCCGCCACCAAATGGATTTTGGTGGTCAGTCCTCCTCTGGAACGCCCCACAGCCTGGTCGCAGCCCCCCCTTTTCCTGTGACCGCCTGCTGGTGGGCTTTCACAATGGTGGAATCGAGCATTAGATAGGGATTGTCCCGGTCTGTGATGAGCGATGCGAAGACTTTCTCCCAGACCTCCGCCTTGGCCCAGCGGGTGAAGCGTTTGTGAACCGTCTTCCATTTGCCATAACGTTCGGGTAGATCGCTCCAGCGCGCACCGCTGCGAAGGATCCACAGCACTCCATTGACGAAGTTGCGGTTGTCCATCGCTGTCCTTCCCGGATCGCTCGACTTGCCGGGCAACAACTCCCGGATTTGATCCCATTGCTGTTCACTGAGTTCATAGCGCTTCGCCATGACGAGTTTGAATCAAACTTCCGGAAATCGTACAAGTCTGAATGTCGATTCAGCCTAGCGTCCGCTCTGAGAGAAAAGCTCGGTCTCGCTGGGAAAGACATCTTCGATGCCAGTACTCCGAGCGAGGTCGAGGAGCTCGACAAAATAGTCCCGGGTTTCGCGGATGCCATGGCAGATCTCTGCGATGGTCGGCAGACGGAGGAGGATGTGCTGGCGCTGGTGCAGCGAACCTGGCCCCCTGCTTCCGACCCAGCCGTGGCAACCAACCTGCGTCGCATGGTCTTCAATGCTGTCTTCATGGCTGATCCATTAAACGCATTGCAGGAGACGCCCACTACTGAAGAAGAACCCGGTCGGGAGGTTGCGCACAGCTTGGAAGTGCTGCCTCCGGAAGTGGCCATTCGTGTTCTCACGGTTC is from Luteolibacter flavescens and encodes:
- a CDS encoding IS5 family transposase (programmed frameshift), whose product is MAKRYELSEQQWDQIRELLPGKSSDPGRTAMDNRNFVNGVLWILRSGARWSDLPERYGKWKTVHKRFTRWAKAEVWEKVFASLITDRDNPYLMLDSTIVKAHQQAVTGKGGAGDQAVGRSRGGLTTKIHLVADSAGRPLRFLLTPGQAADISSAPELLAGMKAKAVIADKGYDSRALRDLVRAKRMRVVIPSKINRKRAIRYDKEIYKQRNLVERCFNKLKHFRRIATRFDRLDCHFMGALHLAAAMIWLK